One segment of Drosophila mauritiana strain mau12 chromosome 3R, ASM438214v1, whole genome shotgun sequence DNA contains the following:
- the LOC117144835 gene encoding protein mesh isoform X2: MRFKLFVVCALACGFMAFVLANENISTEEFEDQIINAVPETVKVTKPKAQAEFVEVPKATPAPKKAQADNPKTKPLALQKPTLIPVVHVSSRGTDDVLTVAGLKPEKMFGALIMPNDYLGELYDVDNSGYNWDPNNNVAPPTTYSTAAGGYTITAARLAELRSNFMYWYFDKDMYGGRGDYQFDIHASMTQLHKNLNFQLPFYGFRFNYTRLSLNGYLEFSDPPEYLTYPLVFPIKDWPAKRDPSFMGIFFSKCRVGRIYPSDIDQRTPGVYFRVERDLMGRTDRFGVEVRERTMWDIRQGVVGADTFIPKHVVIATWKNVSFAGGIDNSLYTTNTFQMVLATDEVYTYIIFNYAVLNWLSHTEAGGDTTKGEGGVPAYVGFNAGNGTQAYEYRPYSQNMVIRDLANRGWANGFPGRHIFRVDEQILIGSCNKDIDAALLPLTFAPESGNMLGGQVVNITGPCFDPAIRVTCHFDTESVLGTYVDRNRVICVQPYLKAEGYIRFQISVGTQRFKWRGKYFVETPAAATEKIFFTTDDVHKKNPAEIRITWNQYNLTSNANANVMISLWGYRETKIEPQLEYIDVIEASYSNTGSYVITPSNYINRNNINRDMQFGFLQINLTQPDQYSGLAISPVLWSRPIPLAWYMAPQWERQHGKRWARALCDNWIRADRFLRNFAADLPLCPCTLDQAVLDKGRFRPDRECDKDSNPSCLRHRGAIHCVVSGTPVAQGAEQQCCYDRYGFLMLTYDQMWGSRPRRVHNLGKMPWNEASKVPSLSMWFHDMRPFYSCCFWQEEQAVGCETYRFERRPSQDCVAYQAPGIAGVFGDPHFVTFDGSAYTFNGLGEFVLARSVDESNKFEVQGRFEQLPVNYYGEVKATQLTAVAMRGNTTTTIEVRLRPLHARWRYRLDVLADGRRVYFDRESLKFQHFDGVTVYTPTYLLNQSQVVVQFDAGIGVEVVENEGYMTGRVFLPWKFINKTAGLFGNWSFNKLDDFMLPNGQVAQLNLNDLRSIHTNFGIKWMLTDREVPGVGAALFTREFGRMSSYYANATFQPNYVLDPADFLPTNRTYDLERAEELCGECMQCQYDYAMTLNRDLAHFTKNYYDTIVNMQAENAVRVVSCGVLQTPRFGRKLSFDFMPGAKVSFECNEGFILIGDQRRECLSNGLWNIPEYGYTECLREVYYTRRVAFIAIGIIFLVICPLMLCIVCGVYRYRQKQLKEDPQWQMPMLPRSRASSARNLRTLNYDDDSDTDASTLKKTKKWDLDENDEDVTSSEGEKPKQLGRRSLHSASGTELDQHGSPVDGDHPDEDDDFDEADVHTGTTHPAGYHQPLSPEEADQLHRQQYSPTFSGLDSRTSGASSINYTPQAATQNRFGGVPVLPSNTQYYSRPPSSANTVPLRTAPTPLTQDTGLPSPPLATSPTPSVQKSTEV; encoded by the exons ATCCCAATAACAATGTCGCCCCGCCGACCACATACTCCACGGCAGCCGGAGGATACACCATAACCGCCGCCCGTCTTGCGGAGCTCAGGAGCAACTTCATGTACTGGTACTTCGACAAGGACATGTACGGCGGACGTGGCGACTACCAGTTCGACATCCACGCCTCCATGACGCAGCTGCACAAGAATCTTAACTTCCAGCTGCCCTTCTACGGTTTCCGATTCAACTACACCAGG CTCTCCCTCAACGGCTACTTGGAGTTCTCGGATCCGCCAGAGTACCTGACATATCCCCTGGTCTTCCCGATCAAGGACTGGCCCGCCAAGCGCGATCCCTCCTTCATGGGCATCTTCTTCAGCAAGTGCCGAGTAGGACGAATTTATCCATCGGATATTGACCAGCGGACGCCCGGTGTTTACTTCCG AGTGGAACGTGATCTGATGGGACGTACGGACCGATTCGGCGTGGAGGTGCGGGAACGCACCATGTGGGACATCCGTCAGGGAGTCGTGGGCGCCGATACCTTCATCCCCAAGCACGTGGTGATCGCCACCTGGAAGAACGTCTCGTTCGCCGGTGGCATCGACAACTCCCTCTACAcg ACAAACACCTTCCAAATGGTCCTGGCCACCGACGAGGTCTACACCTATATCATTTTCAACTATGCCGTTCTGAACTGGCTTTCTCACACTGAGGCCGGAGGTGATACGACGAAGGGCGAGGGTGGAGTTCCTGCATAT GTCGGTTTCAATGCCGGTAATGGAACCCAGGCCTACGAGTACAGGCCCTACAGTCAGAACATGGTGATTCGCGACCTGGCCAACAGAGGTTGGGCCAACGGATTCCCGGGTCGCCACATTTTCCGCGTGGACGAGCAGATTCTAATTGGCTCCTGCAACAAGGATATCG ATGCTGCTCTGCTACCTCTGACCTTTGCCCCCGAGTCTGGTAACATGCTGGGTGGCCAAGTCGTCAATATCACTGGCCCCTGCTTTGATCCGGCCATCAGGGTGACCTGCCACTTCGACACGGAGTCCGTGCTGGGAACCTATGTGGATCGGAACCGCGTGATCTGTGTGCAGCCCTACCTGAAGGCCGAGGGCTACATCCGATTCCAGATCTCCGTGGGAACCCAGAGGTTCAAGTGGCGCGGAAAGTACTTCGTGGAGACCCCGGCTGCCGCCACCGAGAAGATCTTCTTCACCACCGACGATGTGCACAAGAAGAACCCCGCCGAGATCCGCATCACCTGGAACCAGTACAATTTGACCTCGAACGCCAATGCCAACGTGATGATCTCGCTGTGGGGCTACCGCGAGACCAAGATCGAGCCGCAGCTGGAGTACATCGATGTGATCGAGGCCTCCTACTCGAATACCGGCAGCTACGTGATCACGCCCTCGAACTACATCAACCGCAACAATATCAACCGGGACATGCAGTTCGGATTCCTCCAGATCAATCTCACTCAGCCCGACCAATACTCAGGATTGGCCATCAGTCC GGTCCTCTGGTCCCGGCCGATTCCTCTGGCCTGGTATATGGCGCCCCAGTGGGAGCGACAGCATGGAAAGCGATGGGCGCGGGCTCTCTGCGATAATTGGATTCGCGCCGACCGATTCCTCAG GAACTTTGCCGCCGACCTGCCACTGTGCCCCTGCACCTTGGACCAGGCTGTCCTGGACAAAGGACGCTTCCGCCCTGACCGCGAGTGCGACAAGGACTCGAACCCCAGCTGCCTGCGTCATCGCGGGGCCATTCACTGCGTGGTCAGTGGAACGCCAGT TGCCCAAGGAGCAGAACAGCAGTGTTGCTACGATCGTTATGGCTTCCTGATGCTGACCTACGACCAAATGTGGGGCTCCCGTCCCCGTCGCGTCCACAACCTGGGCAAGATGCCCTGGAACGAGGCCAGCAAAGTGCCCTCGCTGTCCATGTGGTTCCACGACATGCGCCCCTTCTACTCCTGCTGCTTCTggcaggaggagcaggcggTGGGCTGCGAAACCTACCGCTTCGAGCGTCGTCCCTCGCAGGATTGTGTGGCCTATCAGGCGCCTGGAATCGCCGGTGTTTTCGGCGATCCCCACTTTGTGACCTTCGATGGCTCGGCTTACACCTTCAACGGACTGGGAGAATTCGTCCTGGCACGCAGCGTGGATGAGAGTAATAAGTTTGAGGTCCAAGGACGATTCGAGCAGCTGCCAGTTAATTATTATGGCGAGGTGAAGGCCACCCAGTTGACAGCGGTTGCCATGCGGGGAAACACCACCACAACGATTGAGGTCCGTCTGCGTCCTCTGCACGCCAGATGGCGCTATCGCCTGGATGTCCTGGCCGATGGACGCAGGGTTTACTTCGATCGGGAGAGTCTGAAGTTCCAGCATTTCGACGGTGTTACCGTGTATACCCCGACTTACCTGCTCAATCAGTCGCAGGTGGTGGTGCAATTCGATGCTGGTATCGGAGTGGAGGTGGTGGAGAACGAGGGATATATGACCGGTCGCGTTTTCCTGCCCTGGAAGTTTATA AACAAAACCGCGGGACTGTTTGGCAACTGGAGCTTTAATAAACTAGACGACTTTATGCTGCCCAATGGACAAGTGGCCCAACTCAATCTGAACGATCTGCGCAGCATTCACACCAACTTTGGAATCAAGTGGATGCTCACGGATCGCGAGGTTCCTGGAGTGGGAGCCGCTCTATTTACCCGAGAATTTGGACGAATGTCCAGTTACTACGCGAATGCCACCTTCCAGCCGAATTATGTCCTGGATCCTGCGGACTTCCTGCCAACGAATCGCACTTACGATCTTGAAAGAGCTGAGGAACTCTGTGGAGAGTGTATGCAGTGCCAGTACGATTACGCAATGACTTTGAATAGAGACTTGGCACACTTTACCAAGAACTACTACGACACCATAGTCAATATGCAGGCGGAAAATGCAGT GCGTGTGGTATCCTGTGGAGTTTTGCAGACTCCTCGTTTTGGTCGAAAGCTGAGCTTTGACTTTATGCCTGGTGCGAAGGTATCCTTTGAGTGTAACGAGGGCTTTATCCTGATTGGAGATCAACGTCGTGAGTGCTTGTCGAACGGTCTGTGGAACATTCCGGAATACGGATACACCGAATGTCTAC GTGAGGTGTACTACACGCGTCGCGTCGCTTTCATAGCAATTGGCATTATCTTCCTGGTGATCTGTCCACTGATGCTGTGCATCGTGTGTGGAGTGTATCGCTATCGCCAGAAGCAGCTCAAGGAGGATCCGCAGTGGCAGATGCCGATGCTGCCCCGATCGAGGGCTAGTTCGGCTCGTAATTTAAGGACACTTAACTACGACGACGACAGCGATACGGATGCCAGCACATTGAAGAAAA CTAAGAAATGGGATCTGGATGAGAACGACGAGGATGTGACCTCATCGGAAG GTGAGAAGCCGAAACAGCTGGGTCGCCGCTCCCTGCACTCCGCCTCCGGAACGGAGTTGGATCAGCATGGCTCCCCGGTGGACGGAGATCATCCAGACGAGGACGATGACTTTGACGAGGCGGATGTCCACACGGGCACCACTCATCCAGCCGGATACCACCAGCCCCTGTCGCCGGAGGAGGCGGATCAGCTGCATCGCCAGCAGTACAGCCCCACCTTCAGTGGCCTGGACAGTCGCACCAGCGGCGCCAGTTCCATAAACTACACTCCACAGGCGGCGACGCAGAACCGCTTCGGAGGAGTGCCGGTGTTGCCCAGCAACACCCAGTACTACAGTAGACCCCCGTCGAGCGCGAACACCGTGCCGCTCCGCACTGCGCCCACGCCCCTGACGCAGGACACTGGTCTGCCTTCGCCTCCCCTGGCCACCTCGCCCACTCCCTCGGTGCAGAAGTCCACGGAGGTCTGA
- the LOC117144835 gene encoding protein mesh isoform X1, giving the protein MRFKLFVVCALACGFMAFVLANENISTEEFEDQIINAVPETVKVTKPKAQAEFVEVPKATPAPKKAQADNPKTKPLALQKPTLIPVVHVSSRGTDDVLTVAGLKPEKMFGALIMPNDYLGELYDVDNSGYNWDPNNNVAPPTTYSTAAGGYTITAARLAELRSNFMYWYFDKDMYGGRGDYQFDIHASMTQLHKNLNFQLPFYGFRFNYTRLSLNGYLEFSDPPEYLTYPLVFPIKDWPAKRDPSFMGIFFSKCRVGRIYPSDIDQRTPGVYFRVERDLMGRTDRFGVEVRERTMWDIRQGVVGADTFIPKHVVIATWKNVSFAGGIDNSLYTTNTFQMVLATDEVYTYIIFNYAVLNWLSHTEAGGDTTKGEGGVPAYVGFNAGNGTQAYEYRPYSQNMVIRDLANRGWANGFPGRHIFRVDEQILIGSCNKDIDAALLPLTFAPESGNMLGGQVVNITGPCFDPAIRVTCHFDTESVLGTYVDRNRVICVQPYLKAEGYIRFQISVGTQRFKWRGKYFVETPAAATEKIFFTTDDVHKKNPAEIRITWNQYNLTSNANANVMISLWGYRETKIEPQLEYIDVIEASYSNTGSYVITPSNYINRNNINRDMQFGFLQINLTQPDQYSGLAISPVLWSRPIPLAWYMAPQWERQHGKRWARALCDNWIRADRFLRNFAADLPLCPCTLDQAVLDKGRFRPDRECDKDSNPSCLRHRGAIHCVVSGTPVAQGAEQQCCYDRYGFLMLTYDQMWGSRPRRVHNLGKMPWNEASKVPSLSMWFHDMRPFYSCCFWQEEQAVGCETYRFERRPSQDCVAYQAPGIAGVFGDPHFVTFDGSAYTFNGLGEFVLARSVDESNKFEVQGRFEQLPVNYYGEVKATQLTAVAMRGNTTTTIEVRLRPLHARWRYRLDVLADGRRVYFDRESLKFQHFDGVTVYTPTYLLNQSQVVVQFDAGIGVEVVENEGYMTGRVFLPWKFINKTAGLFGNWSFNKLDDFMLPNGQVAQLNLNDLRSIHTNFGIKWMLTDREVPGVGAALFTREFGRMSSYYANATFQPNYVLDPADFLPTNRTYDLERAEELCGECMQCQYDYAMTLNRDLAHFTKNYYDTIVNMQAENAVRVVSCGVLQTPRFGRKLSFDFMPGAKVSFECNEGFILIGDQRRECLSNGLWNIPEYGYTECLREVYYTRRVAFIAIGIIFLVICPLMLCIVCGVYRYRQKQLKEDPQWQMPMLPRSRASSARNLRTLNYDDDSDTDASTLKKSRSYDKVYRTNEPLPGKPQIDFPAKKWDLDENDEDVTSSEGEKPKQLGRRSLHSASGTELDQHGSPVDGDHPDEDDDFDEADVHTGTTHPAGYHQPLSPEEADQLHRQQYSPTFSGLDSRTSGASSINYTPQAATQNRFGGVPVLPSNTQYYSRPPSSANTVPLRTAPTPLTQDTGLPSPPLATSPTPSVQKSTEV; this is encoded by the exons ATCCCAATAACAATGTCGCCCCGCCGACCACATACTCCACGGCAGCCGGAGGATACACCATAACCGCCGCCCGTCTTGCGGAGCTCAGGAGCAACTTCATGTACTGGTACTTCGACAAGGACATGTACGGCGGACGTGGCGACTACCAGTTCGACATCCACGCCTCCATGACGCAGCTGCACAAGAATCTTAACTTCCAGCTGCCCTTCTACGGTTTCCGATTCAACTACACCAGG CTCTCCCTCAACGGCTACTTGGAGTTCTCGGATCCGCCAGAGTACCTGACATATCCCCTGGTCTTCCCGATCAAGGACTGGCCCGCCAAGCGCGATCCCTCCTTCATGGGCATCTTCTTCAGCAAGTGCCGAGTAGGACGAATTTATCCATCGGATATTGACCAGCGGACGCCCGGTGTTTACTTCCG AGTGGAACGTGATCTGATGGGACGTACGGACCGATTCGGCGTGGAGGTGCGGGAACGCACCATGTGGGACATCCGTCAGGGAGTCGTGGGCGCCGATACCTTCATCCCCAAGCACGTGGTGATCGCCACCTGGAAGAACGTCTCGTTCGCCGGTGGCATCGACAACTCCCTCTACAcg ACAAACACCTTCCAAATGGTCCTGGCCACCGACGAGGTCTACACCTATATCATTTTCAACTATGCCGTTCTGAACTGGCTTTCTCACACTGAGGCCGGAGGTGATACGACGAAGGGCGAGGGTGGAGTTCCTGCATAT GTCGGTTTCAATGCCGGTAATGGAACCCAGGCCTACGAGTACAGGCCCTACAGTCAGAACATGGTGATTCGCGACCTGGCCAACAGAGGTTGGGCCAACGGATTCCCGGGTCGCCACATTTTCCGCGTGGACGAGCAGATTCTAATTGGCTCCTGCAACAAGGATATCG ATGCTGCTCTGCTACCTCTGACCTTTGCCCCCGAGTCTGGTAACATGCTGGGTGGCCAAGTCGTCAATATCACTGGCCCCTGCTTTGATCCGGCCATCAGGGTGACCTGCCACTTCGACACGGAGTCCGTGCTGGGAACCTATGTGGATCGGAACCGCGTGATCTGTGTGCAGCCCTACCTGAAGGCCGAGGGCTACATCCGATTCCAGATCTCCGTGGGAACCCAGAGGTTCAAGTGGCGCGGAAAGTACTTCGTGGAGACCCCGGCTGCCGCCACCGAGAAGATCTTCTTCACCACCGACGATGTGCACAAGAAGAACCCCGCCGAGATCCGCATCACCTGGAACCAGTACAATTTGACCTCGAACGCCAATGCCAACGTGATGATCTCGCTGTGGGGCTACCGCGAGACCAAGATCGAGCCGCAGCTGGAGTACATCGATGTGATCGAGGCCTCCTACTCGAATACCGGCAGCTACGTGATCACGCCCTCGAACTACATCAACCGCAACAATATCAACCGGGACATGCAGTTCGGATTCCTCCAGATCAATCTCACTCAGCCCGACCAATACTCAGGATTGGCCATCAGTCC GGTCCTCTGGTCCCGGCCGATTCCTCTGGCCTGGTATATGGCGCCCCAGTGGGAGCGACAGCATGGAAAGCGATGGGCGCGGGCTCTCTGCGATAATTGGATTCGCGCCGACCGATTCCTCAG GAACTTTGCCGCCGACCTGCCACTGTGCCCCTGCACCTTGGACCAGGCTGTCCTGGACAAAGGACGCTTCCGCCCTGACCGCGAGTGCGACAAGGACTCGAACCCCAGCTGCCTGCGTCATCGCGGGGCCATTCACTGCGTGGTCAGTGGAACGCCAGT TGCCCAAGGAGCAGAACAGCAGTGTTGCTACGATCGTTATGGCTTCCTGATGCTGACCTACGACCAAATGTGGGGCTCCCGTCCCCGTCGCGTCCACAACCTGGGCAAGATGCCCTGGAACGAGGCCAGCAAAGTGCCCTCGCTGTCCATGTGGTTCCACGACATGCGCCCCTTCTACTCCTGCTGCTTCTggcaggaggagcaggcggTGGGCTGCGAAACCTACCGCTTCGAGCGTCGTCCCTCGCAGGATTGTGTGGCCTATCAGGCGCCTGGAATCGCCGGTGTTTTCGGCGATCCCCACTTTGTGACCTTCGATGGCTCGGCTTACACCTTCAACGGACTGGGAGAATTCGTCCTGGCACGCAGCGTGGATGAGAGTAATAAGTTTGAGGTCCAAGGACGATTCGAGCAGCTGCCAGTTAATTATTATGGCGAGGTGAAGGCCACCCAGTTGACAGCGGTTGCCATGCGGGGAAACACCACCACAACGATTGAGGTCCGTCTGCGTCCTCTGCACGCCAGATGGCGCTATCGCCTGGATGTCCTGGCCGATGGACGCAGGGTTTACTTCGATCGGGAGAGTCTGAAGTTCCAGCATTTCGACGGTGTTACCGTGTATACCCCGACTTACCTGCTCAATCAGTCGCAGGTGGTGGTGCAATTCGATGCTGGTATCGGAGTGGAGGTGGTGGAGAACGAGGGATATATGACCGGTCGCGTTTTCCTGCCCTGGAAGTTTATA AACAAAACCGCGGGACTGTTTGGCAACTGGAGCTTTAATAAACTAGACGACTTTATGCTGCCCAATGGACAAGTGGCCCAACTCAATCTGAACGATCTGCGCAGCATTCACACCAACTTTGGAATCAAGTGGATGCTCACGGATCGCGAGGTTCCTGGAGTGGGAGCCGCTCTATTTACCCGAGAATTTGGACGAATGTCCAGTTACTACGCGAATGCCACCTTCCAGCCGAATTATGTCCTGGATCCTGCGGACTTCCTGCCAACGAATCGCACTTACGATCTTGAAAGAGCTGAGGAACTCTGTGGAGAGTGTATGCAGTGCCAGTACGATTACGCAATGACTTTGAATAGAGACTTGGCACACTTTACCAAGAACTACTACGACACCATAGTCAATATGCAGGCGGAAAATGCAGT GCGTGTGGTATCCTGTGGAGTTTTGCAGACTCCTCGTTTTGGTCGAAAGCTGAGCTTTGACTTTATGCCTGGTGCGAAGGTATCCTTTGAGTGTAACGAGGGCTTTATCCTGATTGGAGATCAACGTCGTGAGTGCTTGTCGAACGGTCTGTGGAACATTCCGGAATACGGATACACCGAATGTCTAC GTGAGGTGTACTACACGCGTCGCGTCGCTTTCATAGCAATTGGCATTATCTTCCTGGTGATCTGTCCACTGATGCTGTGCATCGTGTGTGGAGTGTATCGCTATCGCCAGAAGCAGCTCAAGGAGGATCCGCAGTGGCAGATGCCGATGCTGCCCCGATCGAGGGCTAGTTCGGCTCGTAATTTAAGGACACTTAACTACGACGACGACAGCGATACGGATGCCAGCACATTGAAGAAAAGTAGGTCCTACGACAAAGTATATCGCACGAACGAACCATTACCGGGCAAACCGCAAATTGATTTTCCAGCTAAGAAATGGGATCTGGATGAGAACGACGAGGATGTGACCTCATCGGAAG GTGAGAAGCCGAAACAGCTGGGTCGCCGCTCCCTGCACTCCGCCTCCGGAACGGAGTTGGATCAGCATGGCTCCCCGGTGGACGGAGATCATCCAGACGAGGACGATGACTTTGACGAGGCGGATGTCCACACGGGCACCACTCATCCAGCCGGATACCACCAGCCCCTGTCGCCGGAGGAGGCGGATCAGCTGCATCGCCAGCAGTACAGCCCCACCTTCAGTGGCCTGGACAGTCGCACCAGCGGCGCCAGTTCCATAAACTACACTCCACAGGCGGCGACGCAGAACCGCTTCGGAGGAGTGCCGGTGTTGCCCAGCAACACCCAGTACTACAGTAGACCCCCGTCGAGCGCGAACACCGTGCCGCTCCGCACTGCGCCCACGCCCCTGACGCAGGACACTGGTCTGCCTTCGCCTCCCCTGGCCACCTCGCCCACTCCCTCGGTGCAGAAGTCCACGGAGGTCTGA